Part of the Zingiber officinale cultivar Zhangliang chromosome 8A, Zo_v1.1, whole genome shotgun sequence genome, ACTTGGTATAATTCGAGGATAGATTGTGAGGGGTGAACACAATCAACTTTTACTACAACTTTGTAGTAATTCTGGTCCGTCAAGGATTCGACACTTGGCCAATTTGACACTCGAATGTTCAACAGCTAGGTCAATTCAACACTCAGCCAACTTAGGCACTCCGTCACTCAACTTAATTGCACAGCTCAACTCAACTATACTAGGTAGCGCATTATCCAACCTTTCCCTGTGTACCTCACCCCACTCACCACTTGCCCTCTTGAttatcatgatttacctcctttgtGATGACCTTGGGTTGGGTACAGTGGAGGCGCTGAGAGCAAACGATTTTACCTTTTGCAGCATTATCCAACCTTTCCGATTTGAGTTCAAGCAATCAAGACTATTTCGACAGATGATATAAGTCTAAAATTTATATTcgataaatttattttacaatTTTATAATTTTCTCCGACAAAATTATCTCTCATACTCTTGAAATAGATttatctcctcttacaaattttTTTCATCAAAAGCGAGGGTCATGCATTCGAAAATTTACATCCGTAAAACGTTTGTAAAAAAATTGACTTCTCAATAAGTATAACGACGGAAGTGATTAAATAGTTGTttttttcctcgtagatctagCTAAAACTACTATAGAAAACTATACTAATTGACTAACCTATCTCTAGCTAATTAACTTGAGCAAATAACTTTGACGACCACGAATGCTTATTTACTCTCCAATATATGTACAGGTCAGGCTACATTATTTGGATTGGATTGCTCGATCTCAACATTCACCTAATCAGTATGGCAGCTCATTAAATAACCCTCTCGATCCGGGGAGTAATGTGGGCAGTGAAGGGCATCGATTGGAGAATCAGTCCTATGGATCCAAGTTTCCCAACTAGTATTATTAGAACATCTCCAATGCaaactttttaaaagatttataaatttaaaaaagctCAACAAAAAAATTCTAATGAGTATGGAGATAAACTCTGAGGTTATTAGTTCAAAAGCaggtttgatttttcaaacctattttttttctctagaaGATAGAGCTATTAAtcatagaaaaaataatattgcatgtttgactttttaaaaccattaaatattttatataatagttaaattatacatatttcttttgaaaataaatatatttgataaattaaaaaaatacaaatgactataattaaattaaaattcataaattaAATTAGCAATCATaagttcattaatttattaattaaaaattaaaataaattaaattaaagatgagaattaatttaaatattaaataaaaattatatagagaaattaaatgaaaaaataataaataaagatatatgATTTGTAATGTAGAAGAatccacaaaaaaaaaattgtatggaGATTTTTTGATTGTGAAGAGAATAGTATATTTTTTCACTTTTAATGTGGTATTAATGTGgcatattgaaaattaaaaaaaaaattatggagaAATTTAACTATTGAAGAATAGTAAACTTTGACACTTTAATTTAAGCAAAGCTCTCAAACTCGTGCACAATCAAATGCtccaaacaaacttgaacaacaACTAAAGAAATCAATTTCACGATCAAGATCCATAccctgaaaataaaagaaaaggaggagTGAGATCACAAATGCACGCAGCACGCACATCAAAGCGTTGCAGAGCATTGGAATTATTATTGGAAGTTATATTATTATGCAACTAGCATGCATATAGCACACTGCACACACATATCGATCGCAAGGTTAAGATTTGGAGAGCAGTGACAGGAGCTGCATGCTTCATGATAACTGAGGGATTTTGGCGGCCACTTTCTTGGAGGCCGGACGCGACTCCAAGCTCTCCCACCAGGCTTTCACGTGGGGGCGCGCATCGAACAGGGCGGCCACTTGAGGGATTTTGATAGAGAAGTGGGTGACGGGATAGTGGCTGAGATCGGCGAAGCTGAAGAAGTCTCCAGCGAGGTACTTGGTCTGGGACAGACGGGCTTCGTAAACGTCGAGCACCTTCGCCAGCTTCACCAAGTTCTCCTCCACCACCTTCTCGTCCGTCGTACCACCGTAGAAGCAGGGGATAATCATAGCCTGGTAGTAGATGGGGAAGATGGCCTTGTCGTACTGCTGAGCCTCCACTTCCAACCACACGTCTACCATGGCTGACTCCTCCAAGCTACTCCCGTGTAGCAGGTCAACGTCGGAGGAGTTGAACTTACGCAGAACGTACCGTCCGATCGCTCTCGATTCTATAAGGTTTTGAGAGATCAATTAGTCCACAAAAACCAAGTCAGCTTCTTTTGATGAGAAAATCTTCCTCAGAAATTCTACAACTGTAACCCAATCTTTGAAAAGACGAGCCCATACTTGCTCTGCCTCTACGACCCACGGATTTACCGACTCAACATAAATCGCGTGGAAAATTTCAAGATTAAGGATGAATCGAACGAACTCACCAAAAAGAACGAGATCCCCGTCTTGGAAAGCTGGCACTTGACCAAATGGCTGCAGATAACACAATCAAAAAGTGATATTAATCCAATAAAAATAGAGAGATATATGCAATTGAATTCATGCGTAAATAGGATACATTTTTGGCGACGTGAGCAGGGGACTTGTGCTCGCCGGTGGCCATGTCGATGTTGACGCGCTCATATTCCGCCCCGACCTCCTCAAGGCACAGAATCACGCGGATCGAAGCTGTTGAGATCGCATAACAGAATACCTTCACCGCAGCCATTTCTGCGCTCTTTCTCACACTGAAACTCCAAGAAAATTAGGGTATGGGGTGAAGTCTCGTGAAGGATCATGTTCAATTTATAGAAAGTGCAAACGTTGCACCagtttttcatttaatttttattctttttttgtaAAGATAAAATAAAGGGAACATGGTTGTTTCCTACCCTAACTGCTACATTTATATGGATACCGCCATATTTGACAATCAattcggtaaaaaaaaaaaaatatctcatCCATTTGGGGGCGGTTAGacccaatttttttaaaaaaaaatctcttaatttttttaaaaattaaggcCTATTTATATGGATACATTAAGGCAGCCATATTTGACAACAattcggtaaaaaaaaaaaaaaatcatccattTGGGGGCGGTTagacccaatttttttttttttttttttaaatctcttaattttttaaaaaatatataagattcATGCAAGCGCCAATGATCTCCCCTTT contains:
- the LOC122011540 gene encoding probable glutathione S-transferase GSTF1; its protein translation is MAAVKVFCYAISTASIRVILCLEEVGAEYERVNIDMATGEHKSPAHVAKNPFGQVPAFQDGDLVLFESRAIGRYVLRKFNSSDVDLLHGSSLEESAMVDVWLEVEAQQYDKAIFPIYYQAMIIPCFYGGTTDEKVVEENLVKLAKVLDVYEARLSQTKYLAGDFFSFADLSHYPVTHFSIKIPQVAALFDARPHVKAWWESLESRPASKKVAAKIPQLS